In one window of Demequina sp. NBRC 110054 DNA:
- a CDS encoding sulfurtransferase produces MTVLITAGELAEELAGPNPPLVLDVRWALTQPDGRADFEAGHVPGAVYVDLETELSTHGEPTAGRHPLPTRERLEEAARAWGLNDGVRVVVMDGGPSFGASRAWWLLRHAGVDVRILDGGYPAWAELALPIEAGPAMPFAGHATLSWGHMPVITADEAASYEGLLLDARAGERYRGEVEPMDPVAGHIPGAVNAPTTENSELDGRFKPAAALAERFSELRTEPGAIAVYCGSGVTAAHQIAAMEIAGISDVALYPGSWSAWSNQGRPVATGATP; encoded by the coding sequence ATGACGGTGCTGATCACGGCAGGCGAGCTTGCCGAGGAGCTCGCGGGGCCGAACCCGCCCCTCGTGCTGGACGTGCGCTGGGCGCTCACCCAGCCCGACGGGCGTGCCGATTTCGAGGCCGGCCACGTGCCCGGCGCCGTCTACGTCGACCTCGAGACCGAGCTGTCGACCCACGGCGAGCCCACCGCCGGTCGTCATCCGCTGCCCACGCGCGAGCGACTCGAGGAGGCGGCGCGCGCGTGGGGGCTCAACGACGGCGTGCGCGTCGTCGTGATGGACGGCGGACCGTCCTTCGGCGCCTCTCGCGCGTGGTGGCTGCTGCGTCACGCGGGGGTCGACGTGAGGATCCTCGACGGCGGTTACCCGGCATGGGCCGAGCTCGCGCTGCCGATCGAGGCGGGCCCCGCGATGCCCTTCGCGGGCCACGCGACGCTGTCGTGGGGTCACATGCCCGTCATCACCGCGGACGAGGCGGCCTCCTACGAGGGCCTGCTGCTCGATGCGAGGGCGGGCGAGCGCTACCGGGGCGAGGTCGAGCCCATGGATCCGGTCGCGGGGCACATCCCGGGCGCCGTCAACGCGCCGACCACCGAGAACTCCGAGCTCGACGGCAGGTTCAAGCCCGCCGCTGCGCTCGCGGAGCGCTTCTCCGAGCTGCGGACCGAGCCGGGGGCGATCGCCGTCTACTGCGGCTCGGGAGTCACCGCCGCGCACCAGATCGCGGCGATGGAGATCGCCGGGATCTCGGACGTCGCGCTGTACCCCGGATCGTGGTCCGCGTGGTCGAATCAGGGCCGCCCGGTGGCGACCGGCGCGACGCCCTGA